A single window of Sulfitobacter sp. JL08 DNA harbors:
- a CDS encoding response regulator, with amino-acid sequence MKTTEPENDVTAQIAAHLPYLRRYARALTGTQTTGDAYAAATLEAILHDRSVFETGLPARVALFRAFHLVWNSAGAPADAPEQGLEQAVHSHIGVLAPDTRQALLLNSVEQFSVPDIAQIMQISQDQVEYLIDLARREIDASVAGKVLVIEDEAIIAMDIHDIVTSMGHHVTGIGRTQKGALKLGLAEAPDLILADIQLADNSSGIDAVNDLLEQIGQIPVIFITAFPERLLTGERPEPAFVIAKPYSEDQVRSAVGQALFFSSTETLKAG; translated from the coding sequence ATGAAAACCACGGAACCAGAGAACGATGTGACAGCACAGATTGCGGCACATCTTCCTTATCTCAGGCGCTATGCGCGCGCATTAACCGGCACACAAACCACCGGCGATGCCTACGCAGCCGCCACGCTTGAGGCGATCCTGCACGACCGATCCGTGTTCGAAACCGGTTTACCCGCACGCGTCGCCCTGTTTCGCGCCTTCCATCTTGTCTGGAACAGTGCCGGCGCGCCCGCCGATGCGCCAGAACAGGGGCTGGAACAGGCGGTGCACAGCCATATCGGTGTGCTGGCGCCTGACACGCGACAGGCGCTGCTGCTGAACAGCGTTGAACAGTTCAGCGTTCCCGACATCGCGCAAATCATGCAGATTTCGCAAGATCAGGTGGAATACCTTATTGATCTTGCCCGCCGCGAGATTGACGCAAGCGTCGCCGGCAAGGTTCTGGTGATCGAGGACGAGGCCATTATCGCAATGGATATCCACGACATCGTCACCTCAATGGGCCATCACGTGACCGGCATCGGGCGCACCCAGAAAGGTGCGCTGAAGCTCGGGCTTGCCGAGGCGCCCGATCTGATCCTTGCCGATATCCAGCTGGCGGACAACTCGTCCGGGATTGATGCGGTCAACGATCTGCTTGAACAGATCGGCCAGATTCCGGTGATCTTCATCACCGCGTTTCCTGAACGGTTGCTGACCGGTGAGCGCCCGGAACCCGCCTTTGTTATCGCAAAGCCCTATTCCGAAGATCAGGTGCGCTCGGCGGTCGGGCAGGCGCTGTTCTTTTCGTCAACCGAAACGCTAAAGGCGGGCTGA
- a CDS encoding RNA polymerase sigma factor has translation MNVALSEDDPARLDPRDEIAIHLKSMRAFALSLTRDVSRADDLVQDTVVKAWTNIDKFQPGTNMRAWLFTILRNTFYSERRKAKREVADIDGVLTDQIAEKPAHDGRLAMADFRKMFEQLPDEQREALMLVGAQGFSYIDAAQMCGVAVGTIKSRVNRGRKTLVELLKLNDDDALELTDQATIGVIASNPRSG, from the coding sequence ATGAACGTTGCGCTGTCTGAAGACGATCCCGCCCGGCTTGATCCGCGCGACGAGATCGCCATACACCTCAAATCGATGCGGGCCTTTGCCCTGTCCCTGACCCGCGATGTGTCCCGCGCCGACGATCTGGTCCAGGATACCGTCGTCAAGGCCTGGACCAATATCGACAAGTTCCAGCCCGGCACGAACATGCGCGCCTGGCTGTTCACAATCCTGCGCAACACGTTTTATTCCGAACGCCGCAAGGCCAAACGCGAAGTCGCCGATATTGACGGTGTGCTGACGGACCAGATCGCGGAAAAACCGGCGCATGACGGGCGTCTGGCCATGGCCGATTTCCGCAAGATGTTCGAACAACTGCCCGATGAACAGCGCGAGGCTCTGATGTTGGTCGGGGCACAGGGATTTTCCTATATCGATGCGGCACAGATGTGCGGGGTGGCCGTGGGCACCATCAAAAGCCGGGTCAACCGCGGCCGCAAAACTCTGGTAGAGTTGCTGAAGCTAAACGATGACGATGCGCTGGAACTGACCGATCAGGCCACAATCGGCGTCATCGCAAGCAACCCAAGATCCGGATGA
- a CDS encoding NepR family anti-sigma factor — MSVRFHVTSKKVARVFMTGPTDKDGGADKKSAGQKDQIGENLKRVYDDIIDEEVPERFKILLRQLKEQGGDK; from the coding sequence TTGAGCGTTAGGTTCCATGTAACTTCAAAAAAGGTAGCACGTGTATTCATGACCGGGCCAACAGATAAAGACGGCGGCGCCGACAAAAAAAGCGCCGGACAAAAGGATCAGATCGGCGAGAACCTCAAGCGCGTCTATGATGATATCATAGATGAAGAGGTTCCCGAAAGGTTCAAGATTTTGTTGCGCCAGTTGAAAGAGCAAGGCGGTGACAAATGA